GATGCCCCACGCGTACACGTCCCGCCGGTCGCGGTGGACGAGGTAGAGGCCGACACCGCCGATGAAGAAGGGGGCGTACTCGGGCATGAACACCACGTCGAGCAGCGGCTGGTGCGCGGCCTGTGTGATCGCCGCCGCCAGCGTCCAGCCCGCGCAGAACATGATCACCCGGCGCCGGGAGGCCCCGGGCAGGACCACGCACAGCGCGAACAGCGCGTAGAAGCGGACCTCCGCCCACAGCGTCCAGCACACCCCGAGCACCCGGTCCACGCCCAGCGGCTGCTGAAGCATGGTCAGGTTCACCAGGACATCGCTGGGCGACAGCGCCTCGTAGGCGACCACCGGCAGCGCGAACACCGCGGTGACCAGCAGAACGGCGAACCAGTACGCGGGCAGGAGCCGGGAGGCGCGGGAGGCGAAGAACGACTTCAGGGTCCGCCCCCAGCCGCTCATGCAGATCACGAATCCGCTGATCACGAAAAAGACCTGGACGCCGAGGCAGCCGTAGGAGAAATACGTGTGCAGCGTGGGGAACTGCTGTTGTGCGGAACTTCCCCAGGCCTTGGTGATCTCGCCGCCCCGGCCGCCGTAGTGGTACGCCGCCACCATGAGCGCGGCCACCAGCCGCAGTCCGTCCAGGGCCCGCAGCCGGGTCTCACGGGGGCGTGGT
This portion of the Streptomyces canus genome encodes:
- a CDS encoding acyltransferase family protein, translating into MTVRPAADLPRRPEGPQPVGPPPAPRPRETRLRALDGLRLVAALMVAAYHYGGRGGEITKAWGSSAQQQFPTLHTYFSYGCLGVQVFFVISGFVICMSGWGRTLKSFFASRASRLLPAYWFAVLLVTAVFALPVVAYEALSPSDVLVNLTMLQQPLGVDRVLGVCWTLWAEVRFYALFALCVVLPGASRRRVIMFCAGWTLAAAITQAAHQPLLDVVFMPEYAPFFIGGVGLYLVHRDRRDVYAWGIVAVSFLIGQHYAVRSLWNASDPNAFAHRTTLGIVLVVAFGFLAVAAIALGWLSWANWRWLTVAGALTYPFYLVHEHLGWVVVHELHVRLGVPAAGTFALTIAGMLLLAWLMNRYVEKPLTPRLRSALARRL